The following coding sequences are from one Vicugna pacos chromosome 19, VicPac4, whole genome shotgun sequence window:
- the ZNF335 gene encoding zinc finger protein 335 isoform X3 produces the protein MLVSDCTASSSDLGSAIDKIIESTIGPDLIQSCITVTSAEGSGAETTRYLILQGPDDGAPMASPMSSSALAHSLAAIEALADGPTSTSTCLEPPEEAQGGPSSPAQPPLGSGTEEPDLQSLEAMMEVVVVQQFKCKMCQYRSSTKATLLRHMRERHFRPAAAAGGKKGRLRKWGTSAKTQEEEGPEEEDDDDIVDAGAIDDLEEDSDYNPAEDEPRGRQLRPQRPTPSTPRPRRRPGRPRKLPRLETSDLPDGVEVEPLVSSQSGQSPQEPQDPETPSSSGPGRLVALGKAAKPPVEPGVSQSDAENTELSCQDEPDAPPRRRGRPSRRFLGKKYRKYYYKSPKPLLRPFLCRICGSRFLSHEDLRFHVNSHEAGDPQLFKCLQCSYRSRRWSSLKEHMFNHVGSKPYKCDECSYTSVYRKDVIRHAAVHSRDRKKRPDPTPKLSSFPCPVCGRVYPMQKRLTQHMKTHSTEKPHMCDKCGKSFKKRYTFKMHLLTHIQAVANRRFKCEFCEFVCEDKKALLNHQLSHVSDKPFKCTFCPYRTFREDFLLSHVAVKHTGAKPFACEYCHFSTRHKKNLRLHVRCRHASSFEEWGRRHPEEPPSRRRPFFSLQQIEELKQQHSAAPGPPPSSPGTPEIPPEAAPFQSPENPPLLCSDTLGGATIIYQQGAEESTAMATQTALDLLLNMSTQRELGGTALQVAVVKSEDVETELASSGGQPSPAGATPQVVTLHVAEPGGSVAAESQLGPPDLQQITLAPGPFSGAGYSVITAPPVEEGTSAPGTPYSEEPPGEAAQAVVVSDTLKEAGTHYIMAADGTQLHHIELTADGSISFPSPDALASGAKWPLLQCGGLPRDGPEPLSPARTHRVGDPQGSASPPPAASKALGLVVPSSPPSAATASSKKFSCKICAEAFPGRAEMESHKRAHAGPSAFKCPDCPFSARQWPEVRAHMAQHSSLRPHQCSQCSFASKNKKDLRRHMLTHTNEKPFECHLCRQRFNRNGHLKFHIQRLHSPDGRKAATPTARAPARTPTQTIILNSDDETLATLHTALQSGHGVLGPERLQQALGQEHIIVAQEQTVTNQEEATYIQEITTADGQTVQHLVTSDNQVQYIISQDGVQHLLPQEYVVVPEGHHIQVQEGQITHIQYERGAPFLQESQIQYVPVSPSQQLVTQAQLEAAAHSAVTAVADAAMAQAQGLFGTEEAVPEHIQQLQHQGIEYDVITLTDD, from the exons ATGCTGGTGTCCGACTGTACGGCTTCTTCCTCGGACCTGGGCTCAGCCATCGACAAGATCATCGAGTCCACCATCGGGCCCGACCTCATCCAGA GCTGCATCACCGTGACCAGTGCTGAGGGTAGCGGGGCCGAGACCACACGGTACCTGATTCTGCAGGGACCAGACGATG GTGCCCCCATGGCATCGCCAATGTCGAGTTCTGCCCTGGCCCACAGCCTGGCAGCCATTGAGGCTCTTGCCGATGGCCCCACGTCTACATCCACATGCCTGGAGCCACCTGAAGAGGCACAGGGTGGGCCTAGCTCCCCAGCACAGCCCCCCCTGGGTTCTGGCACTGAGGAGCCAGACCTACAGAGCCTGGAGGCCATGATGGAGGTGGTGGTAGTGCAGCAATTCAAGTGCAAGATGTGCCAGTACCGGAGCAGCACCAAAGCCACACTGTTGCGCCACATGCGGGAGCGGCATTTCCGCCCAG cagcagcagcaggtggtAAAAAGGGACGTCTGCGGAAGTGGGGCACCTCGGCCAAGACGCAGGAGGAAGAGGGGCCAGAGGAGGAAGATGACGATGACATCGTAGATGCTGGTGCCATTGATGACCTGGAAG AGGACAGTGACTACAACCCGGCTGAGGACGAGCCCCGGGGCCGGCAGCTACGGCCCCAGCGCCCTACTCCCAGTACACCCAGACCCCGCAGGAGACCTGGCCGGCCCCGGAAGCTGCCTCGCCTGGAGACCTCGGACCTCCCGGATG GTGTGGAAGTAGAGCCTCTAGTGAGTTCCCAGAGTGGACAGAGCCCTCAAGAGCCACAAGACCCCGAGACCCCCAGCTCCTCGGGCCCCGGACGCCTGGTGGCCCTGGGCAAGGCTGCCAAGCCCCCAGTGGAACCCGGTGTGAGCCAGTCAGATGCGGAGAACACGGAGCTGTCCTGTCAGGATGAGCCTGACGCCCCACCCCGCCGCCGCGGTCGACCCTCCAGGCGCTTCCTGGGCAAGAAATACCGCAA GTACTATTACAAGTCGCCCAAGCCGCTCCTGAGGCCCTTCCTGTGCCGCATCTGCGGCTCCCGCTTCCTGTCCCACGAGGACCTGCGCTTCCACGTCAACTCCCACGAGGCCGGAGACCCCCAGCTCTTCAAGTGCCTGCAGTGCAGCTACCGCTCCCGCCGCTGGTCCTCACTCAAG GAGCACATGTTCAATCACGTGGGCAGCAAGCCGTACAAGTGTGACGAATGCAGCTACACCAGCGTCTACCGGAAGGACGTCATCCGGCACGCGGCGGTGCACAGCCGGGACCG GAAAAAGAGACCAGATCCG ACCCCGAAGCTGAGCTCCTTCCCCTGCCCTGTGTGTGGCCGTGTCTACCCCATGCAGAAGAGACTCACACAGCacatgaagacacacagcacagaGAAGCCCCACATGTGTGACAAG TGTGGGAAGTCCTTTAAGAAACGTTACACCTTCAAGATGCATCTGCTCACACACATCCAGGCTGTCGCCAACCGCAG GTTCAAGTGCGAGTTCTGCGAGTTTGTTTGTGAGGACAAGAAAGCACTGCTGAACCACCAGTTGTCCCACGTCAGCGACAAGCCCTTCAAATGTACCTTTTGCCCCTACCGCACCTTCCGAGAGGACTTCCTACTGTCCCACGTGGCAGTCAAGCATACAG GGGCCAAGCCCTTTGCCTGTGAGTACTGCCACTTCAGCACAAGGCACAAGAAGAATCTACGCCTGCATGTGCGGTGCCGGCACGCGAGCAGCTTCGAGGAATGGGGGCGACGCCACCCTGAGGAGCCCCCCTCCCGCCGTCGCCCCTTCTTCTCTCTGCAGCAGATTGAGGAGCTGAAGCAGCAGCATAGTGCAGCCCCTGGACCACCACCCAGCTCCCCAGGGACTCCTGAG ATACCCCCAGAGGCAGCACCTTTCCAGTCCCCTGAGAACCCcccactgctctgttctgacaccCTGGGTGGTGCTACCATCATCTACCAGCAAG GAGCTGAGGAGTCCACTGCCATGGCCACACAGACAGCCTTGGATCTGCTGTTGAACATGAGCACTCAGCGGGAGCTGGGGGGCACAGCCCTGCAG GTGGCTGTGGTGAAGTCAGAGGACGTGGAAACAGAGTTAGCGTCCTCCGGTGGGCAGCCCTCCCCAGCAGGTGCCACTCCCCAAGTGGTAACCCTGCACGTGGCAGAGCCAGGGGGCAGTGTGGCTGCTGAGAGCCAGCTAGGCCCCCCCGACCTACAGCAGATCACCCTGGCACCTGGGCCGTTCAGCGGGGCTGGTTACAGCGTCATCACGGCACCCCCTGTGGAGGAGGGCACATCAGCTCCCGGCACACCTTACAG TGAGGAGCCCCCAGGAGAGGCAGCCCAGGCTGTGGTTGTGAGCGACACCCTGAAAGAAGCTGGCACCCACTACATCATGGCAGCCGATGGGACCCAGCTGCACCACATTGAG CTGACTGCAGATGGCTCCATCTCCTTCCCAAGTCCGGATGCCCTGGCCTCTGGAGCAAAGTGGCCCCTGCTGCAGTGTGGGGGGCTGCCCAGAGACGGCCCTGAGCCCCTGTCTCCAGCCAGGACCCACCGGGTAGGGGAcccccagggctctgcctccccacctcctgcagcCAGCAAAGCCCTGGGCCTGGTAGTGCCCTCCTCGCCACCATCTGCAGCCACTGCATCATCAAAGAAATTTTCCTGCAAGATCTGTGCTGAGGCCTTCCCTGGCCGAGCTGAGATGGAGAGTCACAAACGGGCCCACGCTGGGCCTAGTGCCTTCAAGTGCCCCGACTGCCCCTTCAGTGCTCGCCAGTGGCCTGAGGTCCGG GCCCACATGGCACAGCACTCAAGCCTGCGACCCCACCAGTGCAGCCAGTGCAGCTTTGCCTCCAAGAATAAGAAGGACCTGCGCCGGCACATGCTGACCCACACCAATGAGAAGCCTTTCGAGTGCCACCTTTGCAGGCAGCG gTTCAACCGCAACGGGCACCTCAAGTTCCACATCCAGCGGCTGCACAGTCCTGATGGGAGAAAAGCAGCAACCCCGACTGCCCGGGCCCCAGCCCGGACCCCCACCCAGACCATCATCCTGAACAGTGATGATGAGACACTGGCCACGTTGCACA CTGCACTCCAGTCCGGTCACGGGGTTCTAGGCCCAGAGCGGCTACAGCAGGCGCTGGGCCAGGAACACATCATTGTGGCCCAGGAACAGACAGTGACCAATCAG GAGGAAGCCACCTATATCCAAGAGATCACTACGGCAGATGGCCAGACAGTACAGCACCTGGTGACGTCTGATAACCAG GTACAGTACATTATCTCTCAGGATGGTGTCCAGCACCTGCTACCCCAGGAATATGTTGTGGTCCCAGAGGGCCATCACATCCAG GTACAGGAGGGCCAGATCACACACATCCAGTATGAACGAGGGGCCCCTTTTCTTCAGGAGTCCCAG ATCCAGTACGTGCCCGTGTCCCCCAGCCAGCAGCTTGTCACACAGGCCCAGCTTGAGGCTGCAGCACACTCAGCTGTCACAG CGGTGGCTGATGCTGCCATGGCCCAAGCCCAAGGTCTGTTtggcacagaggaggcagtgCCTGAACACATCCAACAGCTGCAACACCAGGGCATCGAGTACGACGTCATCACGCTGACGGATGACTGA